A window of Planctomycetota bacterium genomic DNA:
TCAGGCCGGTCGTCCGCAAGTTCGGCATCACCGACTGGAAGCTGCGCATGCCCGCGATGGGCCGGCTGGTGCGGATCGGGTTGCCCAGCGGGTTTCAGTTTGCCGCGGACGTCTGGCCGTGGGCGATCTTCCTGGGCGTGGTGATGGCGACTTTCGGCGAGGAGGCGATGGCGGCGAACCTGTTCATGTTCCGCTTCCTGATCACCAGCTTCCTCCCAGCGGTCGGCATCAGCATCGCGGTGACCGCGCTGGTCGGCCGGTACGTCGGCGCACGCGACATCCCCACCGCCAAGGCCCGCGCCTGGCTCGGGTTCAAGATCGTCCTCGCGTGGCTGGTGATCCCCGGCGTGCTGTACCTGCTGTTCCCGACGGCGCTCATGCGGCTCTTCACCGACGACCCGGAAGTCCTTCGGCTCGGGGCGTGGCTGCTGTGGATCTGCGTCGGCTACCAGTTCTTCGACGCGATGTACATCACCTACGCCCACGCCCTGCGCGGGGCGGGTGACACGCTGGTGCCGGCGCTGTTCACCGGCGGACTTTGCTGGGGGATGCTCGTGGGCGGCGGGTCGCTGGTGGCGTGGTTGCTGCCGAGCTGGGGCATCTTCGGGCCATGGGTGATCGCCTGCGTCTACGGCGTGACGCTGGGGATCTTCATGGTGGTGCGGTTCCACTACGGCAAGTGGCAACGCGAGAAGCCGGCGGCGTTCGTCCAGGCATCGGAGACACCCGAGTTCGAAGTCACCGCGCCGGCAGATACGATGCAATCTGAGCAACGGCAGGCCGTGCCTGCCCTACAAGAGACGCGATGAGTGACACCAAGAGCTACAAAGACACGCTGAACCTGCCGAAGACGGACTTTCCGATGAAGGCCGCACTGGTCACGCGCGAGCCGCAACGGCTCGCGAACTGGCAGGAGCACGGGTTGTACGACGCGCTGATGGCGGCGCGGGAGGAC
This region includes:
- a CDS encoding MATE family efflux transporter, whose amino-acid sequence is MSLEEAQPQTTGTDVPVTTGPTPLAELLRIAGPTVATMAGFTIMQFVDTLMIAAYGRQNGSVLEPTAATNGGLAAFAIVCIGVGTTTIVNALASQCYGGKRFARCGRFMWQGVWFSVGYALLVLPFTFLGGPIFNAAGHSPELVALEVPYFRILLYFTVIRLLVGTVGQFLIAIDMAMWTLLAALFAIAANVLFNWLLIFGNAGFPRMGVAGAAWATNLAALVELAVLAAICLRPVVRKFGITDWKLRMPAMGRLVRIGLPSGFQFAADVWPWAIFLGVVMATFGEEAMAANLFMFRFLITSFLPAVGISIAVTALVGRYVGARDIPTAKARAWLGFKIVLAWLVIPGVLYLLFPTALMRLFTDDPEVLRLGAWLLWICVGYQFFDAMYITYAHALRGAGDTLVPALFTGGLCWGMLVGGGSLVAWLLPSWGIFGPWVIACVYGVTLGIFMVVRFHYGKWQREKPAAFVQASETPEFEVTAPADTMQSEQRQAVPALQETR